In uncultured Desulfuromonas sp., the genomic stretch ATCCGTTACATAGACCAGCCGTGAATGGGGGAAGCGTACCGCCACCTCAACCACCTCGCTGATGGGACAGCGTGCTTGGACGCAGGGTATGTCTCGATCCCTGATGCGCTGCATGATCTCGCTAATCTTCATCCGTTCCCTCCACATTTGTTTCACCGGCATTACTGATCGCCCACTTCACCAGAGGCGGCGAAATCATTTCGTTAAGGATGATCGACACCAGGGTAGCGCTGAGCAGCATGTCGAAAATCTCTGTCGGTAAAATCGGTTCTGCTAAAAATATCAGCCCCAGCGACAAACCAGCCTGCGGCAATAATGCCAGCCCCAGATTGCGATAAATCTGCGGTGACGCATGGGCGATCTTGCCACCCACCAGAGTGCCGGCCAGTTTACCGACAAACCGTCCCAGCAGGATGATGATTCCCAGCACGGCCGAGGTTGTAAATACTTTCAGGTCAAAATGGGCCGCAGCCAGAGTGAAGAACAGGCAGAAAATGGTCTCCTCCATGATGTCCATCTGATGGAACAGATCGTCGGCATGTTTCACCCGGTTGATGATAACAAAGCCCATGGTCATATTGGCCAGCAGCGGTGAAAAACCGAGGTGGGTGGAGATGCCGCTGATCAGGAAAATAGCACCCAGCGTGAGCATCAGGCTACTTTCAGGACGCTTAGACGGTTGAAAAAAATGCCCAAACACCAGCCCGCCAAGGCCTCCCACCAGCAATGAGCCGACAATGGTCAGGATGCCTTGCAAGATCAGGTGGTTGCCTGCATTGCTCAGCAACAGTTGTCCGGCAATGGTGATCGATGCTGAGAACAAAATAATACTCAAAGCGTCATCCAAGGCGACGACTCCCAGCAGAGTTGTTGTCAATGGGCCGCTGGCGCGCAGCTCATGCATGACGGCCATGGTTGCGGCCGGAGCCGTGGCCACGGATATACCGCCGAGGATGAGAACCACCGATAAAAAGATCGCATCGGTTTCATGCAGTAACGGCGAAAGCAGTGGCTGGCAGATATAAACCGCAGCACAGGTGCAGACAAACGCCCCGGTCCCCTCCGACAGGTTGATCCAGACAATCTCCTTGC encodes the following:
- a CDS encoding cation:proton antiporter encodes the protein MLFPALQPLTILGLILVTGYFSGKAANRLRLPRISGYIVVGLLFSPSITGIIPYQQISHLFLFTSELALAFIAYAIGGSLRISRIRDLGKEIVWINLSEGTGAFVCTCAAVYICQPLLSPLLHETDAIFLSVVLILGGISVATAPAATMAVMHELRASGPLTTTLLGVVALDDALSIILFSASITIAGQLLLSNAGNHLILQGILTIVGSLLVGGLGGLVFGHFFQPSKRPESSLMLTLGAIFLISGISTHLGFSPLLANMTMGFVIINRVKHADDLFHQMDIMEETIFCLFFTLAAAHFDLKVFTTSAVLGIIILLGRFVGKLAGTLVGGKIAHASPQIYRNLGLALLPQAGLSLGLIFLAEPILPTEIFDMLLSATLVSIILNEMISPPLVKWAISNAGETNVEGTDED